A window of Atribacteraceae bacterium genomic DNA:
TGATTTAGCAGCACTGCAACCAGACGTGGTCATTGATGCGTGCGAGAAAATGCCAGATGAGGCGTTGTTGATGGCAACGGGGCCTTGCTGAAATGAGTTTTTGCAGCAAAATCATGAATGTGTTTATACAGACCAACCGACTACTCGAATAGGCTTCCGAAGATCCATTGCTGGTATTCAGTACCGATTTCGCTATTTTCCGGGATGGTTTCCCCATATCGATCGATGCTTTTTTACGGCTGGCTGAAGCTGGGGGGAAGAGAACAAGGGTGCCTGGCGGTCTCTGAGCACCTCATCCGCGAGTATTTTGAGTATTCAGGCATAATTCGGTCTCGCCGGTCCCGCACTGGGGAGGCCCTTTTGTTTTTTGTTTTTCCGTGATTTTGGCAAGATAATTTATATCATCTGCTCTCAGCCTGGCACAGCGGGTTGTATGTGTAGGCCGGTTCCTGCGGGATGGTTTGGTTCAGACGTTCCCAGGTATACGCCGGGCTGCGCGGGGCGGGGAAGATTCAAGAGATCAGGAAGAAAGGAGTCGTTATGAACCAACGAGCAAACACCGTTTCAACCAACGAACAGCAATTAGTGGCCTTCCAGCTAGGGGAGGAGACCTACGGCATCGATATCGCCCGGGTTCAGGAGATCATCCGCCTGCAGCAGATCACCGAGGTTCCCGGGGCACCTGATTTCGTGGAGGGGGTGATCAACCTGCGGGGGCGGGTGATCCCGGTGATTGATCTGCGCAAGCGCTTCGCCCTGGCCAAACGAGAGGACCGGAAGAGCGCCCGCATCATCGTGGTGGAAGTCCACCCCCACACGGTGGGCATGATCGTCGACGCGGTGGACGAGGTCCTCCGGATCACTGAGGATCAGATCGAACCCCCTTCTCCCCTTATCGCCTCCATCGAAGCGGAGTACATCCGGGGGGTGGGCAAACTCCCCGACCGACTCCTGGTGTTGTTGGATCTGGGGAAGGTCTTGAAGAAGGAGGAAAAAGCGGTTCTGGCCGACGTACGAGGTATGGACAGAGCATAATCGGCTCTCCTCTCGCTACGTTCTCGGTGAACATGGAAAACGGAAATACCGTAGATCGGAAATCTCTATTGAAATGAATGGAGCGGAAGAGCCGGATTGGATAATACGCTAGGGCTGGAAAAAACGATCATTGCCGCGACTTCGTGTTTGATCAACCTGGAACCGAAACAAATGGAAAACCGGATCCAGGAACTCCTGGGGATTATCAGCCGATATGCCGCAGCAGACCGGAGTTACCTCATTTTTTTATCGGATGACGGCGAAAGTATGGATCTGGCCGTGGAATGGGCGGCCGTTTCGAAACGCTCACATATCCAACCGCTTCAGAGCATGACTATGAAGCGGTTTACCTGGTTGGTTCAGGAGCTGGCGAAGAGACAATCGGTGGCTTTTCTGAGCTTGGAGGATCTGCCCCCGGCAGCGGTCAAAGAGCGGGAAATCCTGCGCAGTCAAAGTATAGAAGCCGCCGTGTTCGTTCCGGTTTTTCACCACGATAGCTGGATAGGGTTTTTCGGTTTGGAGTCGGCCACAAAATCGCATGTCTTGCTGGAAGGTTTATCGGTTCTGAAAATTGTCGCCCCTCTGGTCGGTATTCTCTGGGAGAAACGGAGTACGGAGAATTCTTTCCTGAATGATGAAAAGCGTTTTCACGCGTTGATCAAACATGTGAATGATTTAATCTGGATCCTCGATGCCCGGGGAATCATGAAATTTGCCAGTCCCTCCGTACTCCGTATTTTGGGCTATGAACCCGCAGCGCTGGAGGGGAAAAGTATTTTCGCCTTCGTTCACCCGGACGAACGGTGTTTTCTGGAAGGGTTTTTTTTCCAGCGGATCCGTCTTCCAGGGGCCCTGGTTTCCTATCCTCCCTTCCGTTTCAAGCATCATGACGGTTCCTGGATCTACCTGGAATCGACCGGGAACAATCTCCTGCAGGAACCCACTATTCAGGGTATCGTTCTCAGTGCTCGGGATGTTTCCGACCGCAAAAAAATCGAGGAGGACCTCGCCTTTGAGCAGAATTTACTCCGGACCCTGGTCAACACCATTCCCGACTCTGTTTTCGTCCAGGACCGGGAGGGGCGGGTTCTCCTGGTCAATGAAGCCCTGCTCCGCCAGTGTGGTTTCGAAAAACCCCAGGATGTGATTGGAAAAGCGGTGAATGAAGTCTTCCTCCCCGGCTGCGGCATCCGTCCTCCCTCCCCGGGTTCTCAGCCCGGCGACCAGCGGGGAGAGAGCCCGGGGCAGGACCAGGAGGTGTACGGAAGCGATGGAGGCGTCTACTTGACCAGCCTGATTCCCTTCCGGAGCCATCAGGGTGAGATCGGAGGGATGGTGGGGGTGAGCCGGGACATCACCCGTTCCCGGAATACGGAAAATGCCCTGCGCATAGCCGAACAGGAAAAACGGGTTATCCTGAATAATCTTTCCGAACTCGTCTGCTTTTTGGATCGGGAATGCACCCTGATCTGGGCCAACCAGGCCTGGATGATGGCGACCGGCCGGCAACTTGACGAGGTTCAGGGGCAGCGCTGCCATGACATTTGGCCCCCGGCGACGCACCGCTGTGAACACTGCCCTACCAGGAAAGCGCTTCTCGATGGGAGAGTTCAGGAAGGGGAAATAACTGATCCGGATGGGGCCATGTGGTGGGTACGGGGCAGTCCGGTTCGGGGGAGCGACGGATCGGTGGCCGGCGTGGTGGAGATCCGGCTAAATATCACCGAGCGGAAACAAACGGAGGACCGGATCCGCTACCTCAGTTACCACGATTCCCTGACTGGCCTGTTCAACCGGTCTTTTTTTGAAGAAGAGTTGCAAAGAATTGACCGTGAAGCAGGGCATCCGGTCAGCATCTTCATCGGGGACGTCAACGGACTGAAGATCGTCAACGATGCGTTCGGGCATCAGCGGGGAGACGAACTCCTCAGGCGGATGTCCGCGCTCCTGAAAGAAAGCTTCCGTGAAGAAGACATCATCTGCCGCTGGGGTGGTGATGAGTTTGCGGTGCTCCTCCTCCGTACACCCGGTGAAGTCTGCCAGAAAATTCTCGAACGGGTTCAGTCTTTATGTCAGCAAGCCAGTTCCGAAGCCATTCCCCTCAGTATCGCGTTGGGCTATGCGACAAAAGACTCTCCGACACAAGATATCCAGTCTATAATCAGGCTTGCCGAAGAGCGGATGTACCGGAAAAAATTTACCGAAAGTTACAGTGCCAGACATTCCATCATTCTTTCTCTGGAGCGCTCGCTGCAGGAAACGACGCTGGAAACCGAAGAACATGCCCGGCGGATGAGAACACTGAGCCAGCATCTCGGGGAACACCTGAAGCTAAGCGACGATGAACTCAACGAACTCGATCTCCTGGCTCGCCTTCATGATTTGGGGAAAATCGCCATGCCCCGCTCCATCCTGACTAAGCCCGCCGCTTTGGACCAGAATGAATGGGAAGAAATCAAAAAACATCCGGAAATCGGCTACCGTATCGCTCTATCGTCCAAAGATATGATGCCGATTGCCGAAGCGATCCTCTCCCATCATGAGCGCTGGGACGGGAACGGTTATCCCCGGGGGCTCGCCGGGCGGAAGATCCCTTTGCTGGCCAGGATCATCAGCGTAATCGATGCCTTCGACGTGATGACGAACGGGAGGCCGTACCGCCTGCCCATGGATAATCAGCAGGCCATTGAGGAGCTTCGCCGTTGTGAGGGGACCCAGTTCGACCGCCGGATCGTTAGAAAGTTCATTGAGCTGATCGAAAACGGTATATTACCCTGACTGGTTCTTCCGGTTTTTCCGAAAGTTTACGAAAAAAACGGCTAATCGCTTGGTCCTCGCCCTTATGTATCTGACCAGCCGGGTAAATTATACTGAAAAGGCATGGTAGATCAAATTAACAAAAGATTACCCAGGCCGAACCGCTATGTTTTTCCGATGCCCCCTAGCCCATGCCGATGTCCTGATTCCGGCCATGGCCAGGATTGACCGGGAAATGATATGCCGGGGGAAAAATTTACGCCTGATCCAGCAATGGGGAGCTGGATTGGAAGGTGTGGATCGGGAGGCGGCGACCGAACTGGGTATCGCGGTAGCCAACGTGCCCACCGCTGGAACCGGAAACGCCGAATCGGTGGCGGAATTGGGCAGTCATGGCCGCGATGGCCCTGAGCCGGCAATACCCGGTAATACAACAGTCGGTCCGCTGCGGTGCTCCCCGGGGAACCCCCTGGGGACAGTCCTTGTATGGACGGACTGCCGGGATTGTCGGAGTAGGTGGCATTGGTAAGGCTCCGGCCTGGCG
This region includes:
- a CDS encoding PAS domain S-box protein, which encodes MDNTLGLEKTIIAATSCLINLEPKQMENRIQELLGIISRYAAADRSYLIFLSDDGESMDLAVEWAAVSKRSHIQPLQSMTMKRFTWLVQELAKRQSVAFLSLEDLPPAAVKEREILRSQSIEAAVFVPVFHHDSWIGFFGLESATKSHVLLEGLSVLKIVAPLVGILWEKRSTENSFLNDEKRFHALIKHVNDLIWILDARGIMKFASPSVLRILGYEPAALEGKSIFAFVHPDERCFLEGFFFQRIRLPGALVSYPPFRFKHHDGSWIYLESTGNNLLQEPTIQGIVLSARDVSDRKKIEEDLAFEQNLLRTLVNTIPDSVFVQDREGRVLLVNEALLRQCGFEKPQDVIGKAVNEVFLPGCGIRPPSPGSQPGDQRGESPGQDQEVYGSDGGVYLTSLIPFRSHQGEIGGMVGVSRDITRSRNTENALRIAEQEKRVILNNLSELVCFLDRECTLIWANQAWMMATGRQLDEVQGQRCHDIWPPATHRCEHCPTRKALLDGRVQEGEITDPDGAMWWVRGSPVRGSDGSVAGVVEIRLNITERKQTEDRIRYLSYHDSLTGLFNRSFFEEELQRIDREAGHPVSIFIGDVNGLKIVNDAFGHQRGDELLRRMSALLKESFREEDIICRWGGDEFAVLLLRTPGEVCQKILERVQSLCQQASSEAIPLSIALGYATKDSPTQDIQSIIRLAEERMYRKKFTESYSARHSIILSLERSLQETTLETEEHARRMRTLSQHLGEHLKLSDDELNELDLLARLHDLGKIAMPRSILTKPAALDQNEWEEIKKHPEIGYRIALSSKDMMPIAEAILSHHERWDGNGYPRGLAGRKIPLLARIISVIDAFDVMTNGRPYRLPMDNQQAIEELRRCEGTQFDRRIVRKFIELIENGILP
- a CDS encoding chemotaxis protein CheW, yielding MNQRANTVSTNEQQLVAFQLGEETYGIDIARVQEIIRLQQITEVPGAPDFVEGVINLRGRVIPVIDLRKRFALAKREDRKSARIIVVEVHPHTVGMIVDAVDEVLRITEDQIEPPSPLIASIEAEYIRGVGKLPDRLLVLLDLGKVLKKEEKAVLADVRGMDRA